The Sphingopyxis fribergensis genome contains a region encoding:
- a CDS encoding aspartyl/asparaginyl beta-hydroxylase domain-containing protein: MQAGDAAAAARHFAAAISGDPQSGALQRNLASAWRALGDDARELTALDAALAIDRRDLMAWIRKAERHEVRGEKGAALAAWSAAIALGAQLSPVPPPLEVLLAHGHAFVAAATDTMFAAASGAFGAIRGDLSETEARRGEAFIASSLGRRRIYRNECAGVYYPFLPADEFFDRGHFPWFAEIEAQTDAIRAELRALLDDPGEALRPYVKMDAGTPETIWSGLDNKLDWGACFLWEFGEANQPVLDRCPATAAALAAIPGARIPGRAPSAFFSMLKPHTRIPPHTGVTNTRAIVHLPLIVPPGCGFRVGGETRAWEEGKAFAFDDTIEHEAWNDSDELRAVLIFDVWNPHMTAGERDLLLRYFASADVSGYAVPC, encoded by the coding sequence TTGCAAGCCGGGGACGCGGCGGCGGCGGCGCGGCATTTCGCCGCGGCGATTTCGGGCGATCCGCAGTCGGGGGCACTCCAGCGCAATCTTGCCTCGGCGTGGCGCGCGCTCGGCGACGACGCGCGCGAACTGACCGCGCTGGATGCGGCTTTGGCGATCGATCGCCGCGATCTGATGGCGTGGATCCGTAAAGCCGAACGGCACGAAGTGCGGGGTGAGAAGGGCGCCGCGCTCGCGGCGTGGAGTGCGGCTATCGCGCTCGGCGCGCAGCTGAGCCCGGTGCCGCCGCCGCTCGAAGTACTGCTCGCGCACGGGCACGCTTTTGTCGCGGCGGCGACCGATACGATGTTCGCCGCGGCGTCGGGCGCGTTCGGCGCGATCCGCGGCGACCTGTCCGAAACCGAGGCGCGCCGCGGCGAGGCTTTTATCGCCAGCTCGCTTGGCCGCCGGCGCATCTACCGCAACGAATGCGCGGGGGTCTATTATCCCTTCCTGCCCGCAGACGAATTTTTCGACCGCGGCCATTTTCCATGGTTCGCCGAAATCGAGGCGCAGACGGATGCGATCCGCGCCGAACTACGGGCTTTGCTCGACGATCCGGGCGAGGCGCTGCGGCCCTATGTGAAGATGGATGCGGGAACGCCCGAAACCATCTGGTCGGGGCTCGACAACAAGCTCGACTGGGGCGCCTGTTTCCTCTGGGAATTTGGTGAGGCCAACCAGCCGGTGCTCGACCGCTGCCCCGCGACGGCGGCCGCGCTCGCGGCAATCCCCGGAGCGCGCATTCCGGGCCGGGCGCCGAGCGCCTTCTTTTCGATGCTGAAGCCGCACACGCGCATCCCGCCGCACACGGGCGTCACCAACACGCGCGCGATCGTCCACCTGCCGTTGATCGTTCCGCCGGGCTGCGGCTTTCGCGTCGGCGGCGAGACGCGCGCGTGGGAGGAGGGCAAGGCGTTCGCCTTTGACGATACGATCGAGCATGAGGCGTGGAACGACAGCGACGAGCTGCGTGCGGTGCTGATCTTCGATGTGTGGAACCCGCATATGACAGCGGGCGAACGCGATCTGCTGCTGCGCTATTTCGCGTCGGCCGACGTGTCGGGTTATGCCGTGCCGTGCTAG
- a CDS encoding TonB-dependent receptor domain-containing protein has product MKKTQYSKLRLGAAPLVLSVALVSAPAFAQDAAEEGAAQSEIVVTGSLIRNPNLEQSTPVNVTTADTIELKQSNTAEEVLRELPGVVANIGSAVNNGNGGASYVDLRGLGSIRNIVLLNGNRIAPSDVNGRVDLNNIPLALIERVDALTGAAVTTYGADAITGVVNFITKRDFAGLEVNASQQLTEQGDGNVFRVDATIGANFDDGRGNAVLSIGYQQSDAIYQGARPFSNNTLDSYSNTFIGSGTSAPSSFSGTRGLTGGVPNTIAESVFTGTYDADGNPIYVANPGGATNGGGRQIDPATGQALAPYRSYNFNPANIFQTPFERFNIYGQANYEVSDSVEVYTRGMFSKQTVSTIIAPSGSFGGSVPINLNNPFLPDALRNQFCAFDVNPRPDIYTPRFTQAECDAAGAATGPGSAGYQVIGAGGFVAFDTNNDGVIDDGEGYNPNPAVTLSRRTPEVGPRISNYQTTFFDYRIGLRGGITDTIDWNIEGAYGESENIQSINGYTLQSRWREASLSDDGVTCQSGNAACVPVNLFGPEGSITPEAADYLSESSTSTNRTSLAQVRAIISGDVGFASPLAVQPIGFALGGEYRRYTAQQSSDLLAKTAGELGGAGGAAPDIDGAYDVYEAYAEIVAPLIEDKPFFESLTVEAGIRYSDYSIEGAGGYDTWTWKAGGSWEPGAGVKFRGNYSRAVRAPNIGELFTPTSTVLTNLGIDPCAGAAPTANANLRAICIAQGAPAGTIGSITNPTAAQANITAGGNLNLQPEKADTWTLGVVFQPDFAPRFNMSLDYYNIKINDVLGTPLPGDIIGACFGNITAASASDPACTSIRRNPLTGGLDGDPSTTPGLFGLTNNLGRLYTDGFDLLMNYNADVGFANLAWSFVGNWTRHSKFNANVASPDSLNRDCVGYYSVNCSFTGSIQPEFQFSNRFTLGFDNVDVSLLWRWQDAVSFEPAQLEADRAAADAANRDGDGNLLALDDQGCPDFDGADPGACVVDPQFRKIKAQHYFDLTARFNVSENLVFTATVQNLLDNKPPIVGNSIGSTTYNSGNTFPSTYDALGRRYAVSAKLKF; this is encoded by the coding sequence CGATCGAGCTGAAGCAGTCGAACACCGCAGAAGAAGTCCTGCGTGAACTGCCCGGCGTGGTCGCCAATATCGGTTCGGCGGTCAACAACGGCAACGGCGGCGCTTCGTACGTCGATCTTCGCGGCCTCGGCTCGATCCGCAACATCGTCCTGTTGAACGGCAACCGTATCGCTCCGTCGGACGTCAACGGCCGCGTCGACCTTAACAACATTCCGCTGGCCCTGATCGAGCGCGTCGACGCGCTGACCGGCGCCGCCGTGACCACCTATGGTGCCGACGCCATCACCGGCGTGGTGAACTTCATCACCAAGCGCGATTTCGCCGGTCTGGAAGTTAACGCTTCACAGCAGCTCACCGAACAGGGCGATGGCAACGTCTTCCGCGTCGATGCCACCATCGGTGCGAACTTCGACGACGGCCGCGGCAACGCGGTGCTGAGCATCGGTTATCAGCAGTCGGATGCCATCTATCAGGGCGCGCGCCCGTTCTCGAACAACACGCTCGACAGCTATTCGAACACATTCATTGGTTCGGGTACGTCGGCTCCGTCGAGCTTTTCGGGCACGCGTGGCCTGACCGGCGGCGTTCCGAATACGATCGCGGAATCGGTCTTCACTGGCACCTATGATGCCGACGGCAACCCGATTTACGTCGCGAACCCGGGCGGCGCCACGAACGGCGGTGGTCGCCAGATCGACCCGGCTACCGGTCAGGCGCTGGCGCCTTATCGGAGCTACAACTTCAACCCGGCTAATATCTTCCAGACGCCGTTCGAACGCTTCAACATTTATGGCCAGGCCAACTATGAAGTGTCCGACTCGGTCGAGGTTTATACGCGCGGCATGTTCTCGAAACAGACCGTTTCGACGATCATCGCGCCGTCGGGTTCGTTCGGTGGTTCGGTTCCGATCAACCTGAACAATCCGTTCCTGCCCGACGCGCTGCGCAACCAGTTCTGCGCATTCGACGTCAACCCGCGCCCTGACATCTATACCCCGCGCTTCACGCAGGCCGAATGCGATGCGGCCGGCGCCGCTACCGGACCCGGTAGCGCTGGTTATCAGGTGATCGGTGCTGGCGGCTTCGTTGCTTTTGACACCAACAATGACGGCGTCATCGACGACGGCGAAGGTTACAACCCGAACCCGGCGGTGACGCTGAGCCGTCGTACCCCGGAAGTTGGTCCGCGTATCAGCAACTATCAGACGACCTTCTTCGACTATCGCATCGGCCTTCGCGGCGGCATCACCGATACGATCGACTGGAACATCGAAGGCGCCTATGGCGAATCGGAGAATATCCAGAGCATCAACGGCTACACGCTGCAGTCGCGCTGGCGCGAAGCGTCGCTGTCGGATGATGGTGTTACCTGTCAGAGCGGCAACGCGGCCTGCGTTCCGGTCAACCTGTTCGGCCCCGAAGGGTCGATCACGCCGGAAGCGGCTGACTATCTTTCGGAATCGAGCACGTCGACCAACCGCACCTCGCTCGCTCAGGTTCGCGCGATCATTTCGGGTGACGTCGGCTTTGCTTCGCCGCTCGCAGTTCAACCGATCGGTTTCGCGCTCGGCGGCGAATATCGCCGTTACACCGCGCAGCAGTCGTCCGATCTCCTTGCCAAGACGGCGGGTGAACTCGGTGGTGCCGGTGGTGCCGCGCCCGACATCGACGGTGCGTATGACGTGTATGAGGCCTATGCCGAAATCGTCGCGCCGCTGATCGAGGACAAGCCCTTCTTCGAAAGCCTGACCGTCGAAGCCGGTATCCGTTATTCGGATTACAGCATCGAAGGTGCTGGCGGTTACGACACCTGGACCTGGAAAGCCGGCGGTAGCTGGGAGCCGGGCGCAGGCGTCAAGTTCCGCGGTAACTACAGCCGCGCGGTTCGCGCCCCGAACATCGGCGAACTCTTCACGCCGACCTCGACGGTGCTGACCAACCTCGGCATCGACCCTTGTGCGGGCGCGGCTCCGACCGCAAACGCCAATCTGCGCGCCATCTGTATTGCGCAGGGTGCACCGGCGGGGACGATCGGTTCGATCACCAACCCGACGGCGGCTCAGGCCAACATCACCGCTGGTGGTAACTTGAACCTGCAGCCCGAAAAGGCCGATACCTGGACGCTCGGCGTTGTGTTCCAGCCCGACTTCGCACCGCGTTTCAACATGTCGCTTGATTATTACAACATCAAGATCAACGACGTCTTGGGCACACCGCTTCCGGGCGACATTATCGGCGCCTGCTTCGGTAACATCACCGCAGCCAGCGCGAGCGATCCGGCTTGTACGTCGATCCGTCGTAACCCGCTTACCGGCGGTCTCGACGGTGACCCTTCGACTACGCCGGGCCTGTTCGGCCTGACCAACAACCTTGGCCGCCTGTACACGGATGGTTTCGACCTTCTGATGAACTACAACGCCGATGTTGGTTTCGCGAATCTGGCTTGGTCGTTTGTCGGCAACTGGACGCGCCACTCGAAGTTCAACGCCAATGTCGCCAGCCCGGACTCGCTCAACCGCGATTGCGTCGGCTACTACAGCGTGAACTGCTCGTTCACGGGTTCGATCCAGCCGGAATTCCAGTTCTCGAACCGCTTCACGCTCGGCTTCGACAACGTGGATGTGTCGCTGCTGTGGCGCTGGCAGGATGCCGTGTCGTTCGAACCGGCGCAGCTTGAGGCTGACCGTGCTGCGGCCGATGCTGCCAACCGTGACGGCGACGGCAATCTGCTCGCGCTCGACGATCAGGGCTGCCCCGACTTCGACGGTGCCGATCCGGGCGCCTGCGTTGTCGATCCGCAGTTCCGCAAGATCAAGGCGCAGCACTATTTCGACCTGACGGCACGTTTCAACGTCAGCGAGAATCTGGTGTTCACGGCAACCGTGCAGAACCTGCTCGACAACAAGCCGCCGATCGTCGGCAACTCGATCGGTTCGACGACCTACAATAGCGGCAACACCTTCCCGTCGACCTACGACGCGCTGGGTCGCCGTTACGCCGTGTCGGCAAAGCTGAAGTTCTAG